In Deinococcus gobiensis I-0, one genomic interval encodes:
- a CDS encoding class I SAM-dependent DNA methyltransferase: MTLPDRYFEDVYAASDDPWQFETSPYEAAKYARTLAALPRDHYGRALEVGCSIGVLTARLAVRADALLSVDVNEKALGRARARLAAQPEGTRVTFARRRLPEDLAALGGPFDLVVLSEVLYYLSPEDLERTLDGLLERLAPGGTLLLVHWTPHVHDYPQTGDAVHEAALRRVGAGLRHVRAERHGDGHQGYRLDVLERVG, encoded by the coding sequence ATGACCCTGCCCGACCGGTATTTCGAGGACGTCTACGCCGCCAGCGACGATCCCTGGCAGTTCGAGACCAGCCCCTACGAGGCGGCCAAGTACGCCCGCACCCTGGCCGCCCTGCCCCGCGACCACTACGGCCGCGCCCTGGAGGTCGGCTGTTCCATCGGTGTCCTGACTGCCCGCCTCGCCGTACGGGCCGACGCGCTTCTCAGCGTGGACGTGAACGAGAAGGCCCTGGGCCGCGCCCGTGCCCGCCTCGCCGCGCAGCCGGAAGGGACGAGGGTCACCTTCGCCCGCCGCCGCCTGCCCGAGGACCTCGCGGCGCTCGGCGGCCCCTTCGACCTCGTCGTGCTGTCGGAGGTGCTGTACTACCTCTCGCCCGAGGACCTCGAACGGACGCTGGACGGTCTGCTGGAGCGCCTCGCGCCCGGCGGGACCCTGCTGCTGGTCCACTGGACACCGCATGTCCACGACTACCCCCAGACCGGCGACGCGGTCCATGAGGCGGCGCTGCGCCGGGTCGGGGCCGGGCTGCGCCACGTTCGTGCCGAGCGCCACGGCGACGGACACCAAGGCTACCGGCTCGACGTGCTGGAGCGCGTGGGCTGA